GGCGCATTGAACGCGATCCTGATGCTGCGGGCAAAGGGGTTGGGCGCGGGCGTGAATAGAGCGAACCGCTCGTTTGACGTACCGGAGTTATCGGCGATGCCGGTCGGCAGCGTGGTCATCACTCTCATCATGAAATCATACGAAGTCCACGTATGCCAGCCAGGGTTGGAACTTTCGGTCCAGTACCAGTACGACATACTGTCGCGGGGCAGGGTGTTGTCCATGCCGACGTATGGCGATGCCGGTGAACCGGAGAGCCAGTGGAGCACGAACCAGAACGGATTGTTGTTGGTCATGCTGATCACGGGGTTGTAGTTATTTACCGCCCATCCGGCCCCTGACGGCGTGACCGTATCAGGTCCACTGATAATATATGACGCGCCCAGCCCGGGTAGTCCCGAGGAATCAGCATTCAGCGACGCGATGATGGGAGCGTTCGTGTTCGTGTAGAAACGCGCCCAGGTGATATCGTACGGAGCCGCAAGGCAGGGGATCATCTTGTTCGCAAATTTGTTATCATAGTAGTTGCCCGATACATAACCGTAAATATTGAGCAAGCCGTCATCGTACATGATCTCGGTGGTCACGGTCGTGTTCGTGTTCATGGAGTCGTTGGCGCGATTATAATCATCGGTCACATCGGTATAAAAATATGAAGTGTAGACCTGGGTATCGTTCGGCGTCCAGGCGGGTGTGAGCCAGAGCGTTGCTGACTGCAAGGGAGTCAGGTACGACTGCCCGGTTCCCGTATAGACGATCGCGTTGGATTCGTCATAGATGTCGCATTTCACCGTGATGTTTTCCGAATAGCTGCCGTTGTTCACGATGGTGACCAAGGGAGAGCGCGAATAATTCAATGTTAGCTCGGCGAACGGATAACTGATCATCGTGACCGCGCCGTCATGGAAACAGATGCTGTTGTTTCTTAGAGTATCATTAGCGTGGAAAGCGTCCCCGACTAGCGTAGTGTAAACGACTGTTGAATACCGTCCATACGCCGGTACTGTCCAGTTGGGCGAGAAAGAGACCGCCTGCTCGACCCCCGATGCCAGGTTGCTTACCGCTGTGGTATCGGTATAGAGCATGACGTTGAACGAATCATAGATCGCGCAGACGGTGTTGAAACTTGCCGAGGCCAAACCGTAGTTCTTGACCGTTGCCTGCGGCGCGATCGACTGCCCTACTTGCACAAAACTGCCCGGAGCGGCAATGCTTACCACGCCGACGTCGTTGGTGAGCGGATCAATGATCCGGATCGCATAGACTTCGCCGCCGTTGCCCATTTCGCGGGCGTGCACCGCCTTGCCGCCGGCCGTTACGAACGAGCCGTCTTTGGATATATCAACGCAGCCGATCGAACCCGGCTCATCGATATCATCCAACAGTTGAAAAATGGGCGTTGAAGAGCTCTTGTTGAAAACCGTGACCACGTCGCCGTAGGTGCCGCCATACCTTCCCCATGACCCAGCCACACCGCGCTGGCCATTGCATGAAAGAGCGCAATCATCGACATAGTCCCCGTATTGCGTGTATTCCCATAAGGGGGTCGCGGAGGAAGAATCATACATCAGAACTTTGCCCCAGTAGGGTGAATTATAGTTAAAAGTGCCGACCATGATCGTCGAGCCGCTGTCAGAGATGGCGAGGGCAGTGACCCAGGGATGTCCGGTCAGGTTCTGCCACATCTGGGTATATGCACTACCGGTCCAGCGATAAAGGTACGCCCGGCCGTTGAAATCGCCGGTGACCAGATACTTGCCGTTGACAGAGGAAATTTTGGCCGGCGTCTGTCCATAGTTGGCGATCGAATCGCGGCGGGTCCCGTTGATGTTAAAAACATAGATCGCATAATAGGTTGAAACACAGAATAGCGACCCGTCGTCAGTGATATCTAGGCCATAGATACCCGAATTCGGATTGAAGGCGATGGTTCGGATCGTGTCCCCGGCCTGACTGAGTATGAAGAGCTTGCCGATACCGGCGCTGCTGGCGACCACGCCGTAGATTGCGCCATTATCGCTGACCGCCACGGTCGTGCCCTGCGCGCCGGTGGCGGTCTTATATCCGCCCGGTAAAAAATACTGCCATTTAGGCGCCGGGCTGCTGCTTGAAAAACTGTTGAGCGGTTCGCTCGCCCCGCCCGCCGTGATGTCCTCGGCTGACGCTGACATGTCGACCGGCAGGTACCATTCGGTTAGAGGCATGGGACAGGTCCAGGATGGGGTGCTGCTGCCAAGCGTCCGGTACAGGCTGGTTCGCTTAGCATTCAGCCACCAGCCGGCCTGGATGAACATGCCGTTGCCCGCGATCGCTATATGTTCAGCGATCGCGTACTGGTGATTGCGGTCCACCCACAGCACTTCAGCCCGCGACTGGTCATAAACCTTCGTTTCAACGGTTCGGTCGGTACCTTTGACCGACGGTGTAATGCACCTGGTCATGCCGTCTTGGGTTTCTATGTTAATCCCTGTTAGATTGTCTTCTTTAAGCGTAGCGGCACTCAGCATAATGCCGGCCATGAGCAAAACCAATAATTTTTTCATAATTCCTCCTTGCCATGTATAGTATACTTAAGACTCACATTCTGTCAAGATGAGCGTTGACATCGCCGCGATTAGGTCTATAATCCGCTGTGACGGCGAAAAGCATCGGTCACCGGCCCGTTGTCTGTGTCAGCAAATGCCTTGGCTTTGCGCCCTGCCGCTACAACGGTTCGATCGTCCGTGACGGATTCGTAAGGAAACTAAAAAAACGGGTGAAGTTCATCACGTGCTGTCCTGAAGTCGAGATCAGCCTCGGCGTGCCCCGCGATCCGATCCGGATCGTTTCGGTCAAGGGCGGATACCGCCTGGTCCAACCGGCAACAGGTCTTGACGTTACGAAAAGAATGGAAAAAAAATGCCGGGAGATCCTTGGCGCACTGCCGGTCGTTGATGGATTCATCCTCAAATCAAGGTCGCCTTCCTGTGGCCTGAGGGATGTTAAAATCTATGCCACTCCTGACAGCGCAGTGCCGGCGGGAAAAGGCACGGGCTTTTTCGCCCGCGCGGTTGTGAAAAGGTTTCCGGAACTGCCGATCGAAGACGAAAACCGGTTGAAAATTTACCGATGCCGGGAACGTTTTCTAACCAAACTCTTTGGTGCTAAAGAAAGATAAACTTATTATGTGCTAGAAATCGAGTTGCGTTTGCTGCGGATCCGATGTCGGCGGGACCTGGTGAAGAAAAGTCTGGAATTCGATGGTCCGGTTGTCCGGGTCCTTGGCAAAAAAGTGGTAGATCTTGTACTTTTCATTGACGGTTGGCTCGG
The genomic region above belongs to bacterium and contains:
- a CDS encoding DUF523 domain-containing protein, coding for MTAKSIGHRPVVCVSKCLGFAPCRYNGSIVRDGFVRKLKKRVKFITCCPEVEISLGVPRDPIRIVSVKGGYRLVQPATGLDVTKRMEKKCREILGALPVVDGFILKSRSPSCGLRDVKIYATPDSAVPAGKGTGFFARAVVKRFPELPIEDENRLKIYRCRERFLTKLFGAKER
- a CDS encoding T9SS type A sorting domain-containing protein gives rise to the protein MKKLLVLLMAGIMLSAATLKEDNLTGINIETQDGMTRCITPSVKGTDRTVETKVYDQSRAEVLWVDRNHQYAIAEHIAIAGNGMFIQAGWWLNAKRTSLYRTLGSSTPSWTCPMPLTEWYLPVDMSASAEDITAGGASEPLNSFSSSSPAPKWQYFLPGGYKTATGAQGTTVAVSDNGAIYGVVASSAGIGKLFILSQAGDTIRTIAFNPNSGIYGLDITDDGSLFCVSTYYAIYVFNINGTRRDSIANYGQTPAKISSVNGKYLVTGDFNGRAYLYRWTGSAYTQMWQNLTGHPWVTALAISDSGSTIMVGTFNYNSPYWGKVLMYDSSSATPLWEYTQYGDYVDDCALSCNGQRGVAGSWGRYGGTYGDVVTVFNKSSSTPIFQLLDDIDEPGSIGCVDISKDGSFVTAGGKAVHAREMGNGGEVYAIRIIDPLTNDVGVVSIAAPGSFVQVGQSIAPQATVKNYGLASASFNTVCAIYDSFNVMLYTDTTAVSNLASGVEQAVSFSPNWTVPAYGRYSTVVYTTLVGDAFHANDTLRNNSICFHDGAVTMISYPFAELTLNYSRSPLVTIVNNGSYSENITVKCDIYDESNAIVYTGTGQSYLTPLQSATLWLTPAWTPNDTQVYTSYFYTDVTDDYNRANDSMNTNTTVTTEIMYDDGLLNIYGYVSGNYYDNKFANKMIPCLAAPYDITWARFYTNTNAPIIASLNADSSGLPGLGASYIISGPDTVTPSGAGWAVNNYNPVISMTNNNPFWFVLHWLSGSPASPYVGMDNTLPRDSMSYWYWTESSNPGWHTWTSYDFMMRVMTTLPTGIADNSGTSNERFALFTPAPNPFARSIRIAFNAPRSGAVKMNIYDALGRLVTNLYDGIAAPGVHRVVWQGDDAQHRQLSAGIYFLQVEYEKTLISRKLIMVR